From the genome of Candidatus Abyssobacteria bacterium SURF_5, one region includes:
- a CDS encoding GHKL domain-containing protein: protein MEKIAEEVMLHCMGEFEVESGSVFLMKPQEAALRLVSAAGPRANHHCGDSVAIGNGITGLVAKKRQPLILNDMLARSCLTPRQEEGMVKQFLSFPIVKEATVFAVVNVTGPKGGRKFGNREIERCKAISTHYGDRFERAFKRGKSELLRSSLYAIEGRKKVKEKEQDPMCRLLSCFPGCVLLFDASFRITFCNKEEELHSLFGNAGRLVNVGFDLRKLPLEISPDLLSRKLTDLRDRKLPFSLINVRAVGSRRVLKVKFSALDALRGGSGETGLAVLSDNTSNYEVQQKLIESERLSLIGSLTSIIVHEVNNPLDGVFRLVKMARSNVSEGIPADEYLDQALKGLQRMSALMKSFLGLSAKHEEPSSLNSVIKNVLALVRCRNSEKNIKVDLKLSPRNPLVDANHFHQIFVNLLANAVDAISSDNGIITIKTSVRSHQLRISIADNGCGIPEAQQARIFDAFWTTKEYGRGTGLGLTIVKKAVERHGGTIRAESREDAGTTFYLTFPESQLVT, encoded by the coding sequence ATGGAGAAGATCGCTGAGGAAGTAATGCTGCACTGCATGGGCGAGTTTGAGGTGGAATCGGGATCGGTATTCCTCATGAAGCCGCAGGAAGCAGCTCTGCGGCTGGTCTCCGCGGCTGGGCCGCGCGCGAATCATCATTGCGGGGACAGCGTCGCGATCGGGAACGGGATCACCGGGCTGGTAGCCAAAAAGAGACAGCCGCTCATTCTGAACGATATGCTCGCGAGAAGCTGCCTGACACCTCGGCAAGAGGAAGGCATGGTAAAGCAGTTTCTTTCTTTTCCAATCGTGAAGGAGGCAACGGTCTTTGCGGTGGTGAACGTGACGGGGCCCAAAGGCGGCCGGAAGTTCGGAAACCGGGAAATCGAGAGGTGCAAGGCAATATCCACTCACTATGGGGACAGATTTGAGCGGGCATTCAAACGCGGTAAATCGGAGCTCTTGAGAAGCAGTCTGTACGCGATCGAAGGTCGGAAGAAGGTGAAAGAAAAGGAGCAGGATCCGATGTGCCGCCTGTTGTCGTGTTTTCCAGGGTGCGTGCTTCTTTTCGACGCTTCCTTCCGTATCACCTTCTGTAACAAGGAAGAGGAATTGCACTCGCTGTTCGGAAATGCGGGCCGGCTCGTAAATGTGGGTTTCGACCTGCGCAAACTTCCGCTTGAGATTTCGCCGGATCTTCTCTCAAGAAAACTCACCGATTTGCGCGACCGAAAACTCCCATTCAGCTTGATTAATGTCAGGGCGGTAGGCTCTCGTCGCGTGCTGAAGGTGAAGTTTTCGGCGCTCGATGCACTGCGCGGCGGCAGTGGCGAAACGGGGCTGGCTGTCCTGAGCGATAACACCAGCAATTACGAGGTTCAGCAGAAGCTGATTGAATCAGAAAGGTTGTCACTTATTGGCAGCCTTACTTCGATAATCGTCCATGAGGTCAATAATCCGCTTGACGGGGTCTTTCGACTGGTGAAGATGGCGCGCTCAAATGTAAGTGAAGGTATTCCTGCCGATGAATACCTTGATCAGGCACTCAAGGGGCTCCAGCGAATGAGCGCCTTGATGAAGTCGTTCTTGGGATTGTCGGCGAAGCATGAAGAACCGTCATCATTGAATTCCGTGATAAAAAACGTCTTGGCGCTCGTTCGCTGTCGGAACAGCGAAAAGAACATAAAAGTTGACCTGAAACTGAGTCCGCGCAATCCGTTGGTGGACGCAAACCATTTTCACCAGATCTTTGTCAATTTACTCGCGAATGCTGTCGACGCGATCAGTTCGGATAACGGAATAATCACTATCAAGACGAGCGTTCGCTCACACCAACTGCGGATTTCCATCGCGGATAACGGCTGCGGGATTCCTGAGGCGCAGCAAGCTCGAATCTTCGATGCGTTTTGGACCACGAAGGAATATGGGAGGGGAACCGGCCTGGGCTTGACGATAGTGAAGAAGGCGGTTGAAAGGCATGGCGGGACCATACGGGCGGAATCCAGGGAAGATGCGGGGACGACCTTTTACTTAACATTTCCAGAGAGCCAGCTTGTCACTTGA